The following proteins are co-located in the Primulina tabacum isolate GXHZ01 chromosome 11, ASM2559414v2, whole genome shotgun sequence genome:
- the LOC142519282 gene encoding myb-related protein 308-like, whose protein sequence is MGRSPCCEKAHTNKGAWTKEEDDRLIAYIRAHGEGCWRSLPKAAGLLRCGKSCRLRWINYLRPDLKRGNFTEAEDELIIKLHSLLGNKWSVIAGRLPGRTDNEIKNYWNTHIRRKLVSRGIDPTTHKSMNEAAAAAGEAATINSFSGVANSKEELGIVKNPILMNEEKSQVIQEQEQERRPYLNLELRISPPYQQEPLKSMICFGCNLGIKNSKDCSCSDGKLIIESGSNSGHDFLGMETVVLDYRTWA, encoded by the exons ATGGGGAGGTCTCCATGTTGTGAGAAAGCTCATACGAACAAAGGAGCATGGACTAAAGAAGAGGATGATCGTCTCATTGCTTATATTCGAGCGCACGGCGAAGGATGCTGGCGGTCACTGCCTAAGGCCGCCGGGCTCCTCCGATGCGGCAAGAGCTGCCGCCTCCGATGGATCAACTATCTGAGGCCCGACCTCAAACGTGGAAATTTTACGGAAGCGGAGGATGAACTCATTATCAAACTCCATAGCCTTCTTGGCAACAA GTGGTCTGTGATCGCCGGAAGATTGCCGGGAAGAACAGATAATGAGATAAAGAATTATTGGAACACTCATATAAGAAGAAAACTTGTGAGCCGAGGGATTGATCCAACAACCCACAAGTCAATGAAtgaagcagcagcagcagcaggagAAGCCGCGACTATTAATTCTTTTTCTGGTGTGGCAAACTCGAAAGAAGAATTAGGCATAGTCAAAAATCCCATTTTGATGAACGAAGAAAAAAGCCAGGTGATTcaagaacaagaacaagaaagGCGCCCTTATTTGAATCTTGAGCTCAGAATCAGCCCTCCTTATCAACAAGAACCGCTGAAGTCTATGATTTGCTTTGGATGTAACCTGGGAATCAAGAACAGCAAAGATTGCAGTTGTAGCGACggtaaattaattattgagagTGGCAGTAATTCTGGTCATGATTTTCTTGGGATGGAAACTGTGGTTCTGGATTACAGAACTTGGGcatga
- the LOC142517917 gene encoding L-ascorbate peroxidase 3-like: protein MAKPIVDSEYLKEVEKARRELRALISNKNCAPIMLRLAWHDAGTYDVKTKTGGPNGSIRNEEEYTHSSNNGLKIALDFCEKVKTKCPKITYADLYQLAGVVAVEITGGPAINFVPGRKDSKISPKEGRLPDAKKGVPHLKDVFYRMGLSDKDIVALSGGHTLGRAHPERSGFDGPWTAEPLKFDNSYFAELLKGESEGLLKLPTDIALLDDPEFRRYVEVYAKDEDAFFKDYAESHKKLSELGFCPSGSKAIVKDGTVLAQSAVGVAVAAAVVVLSYLYEVRKKAK from the exons ATGGCTAAGCCAATCGTCGACTCTGAATATCTCAAGGAGGTAGAGAAAGCTCGCCGTGAACTCCGTGCGCTCATCTCCAACAAGAACTGCGCCCCTATCATGCTCCGCTTGGC GTGGCACGATGCGGGGACGTATGACGTGAAGACGAAGACTGGAGGTCCCAACGGTTCCATTCGAAATGAGGAGGAGTACACTCATAGCTCTAACAACGGATTGAAAATCGCTCTCGACTTTTGCG AAAAAGTGAAGACCAAATGTCCAAAGATTACATATGCTGATTTGTATCAG CTTGCAGGTGTTGTGGCAGTGGAGATAACTGGAGGCCCCGCAATTAATTTTGTTCCCGGTAGAAAG GattcaaagatttctccaaagGAAGGTCGACTTCCGGATGCTAAAAAAG gtgtgccacatctGAAGGACGTATTTTATAGAATGGGCTTATCTGACAAAGACATTGTGGCCCTATCAGGTGGCCATACCCtg GGAAGAGCACATCCTGAGAGATCGGGCTTTGATGGGCCTTGGACCGCAGAGCCACTGAAATTTGACAATTCATATTTTGC GGAGCTGCTCAAGGGGGAAAGTGAGGGCCTGCTAAAACTTCCAACTGATATTGCTTTGCTGGATGATCCTGAGTTCCGGCGCTATGTTGAGGTCTATGCTAAG GATGAAGATGCCTTCTTCAAAGATTATGCAGAATCACACAAAAAACTTTCTGAACTTGGGTTTTGTCCCTCTGGTTCGAAGGCGATCGTGAAAGATGGCACTGTGCTTGCTCAAAGTGCTGTTGGagttgctgttgctgctgcagTGGTAGTACTGAGTTACTTATATGAAGTCCGTAAGAAGGCAAAATAA
- the LOC142517916 gene encoding synaptotagmin-1-like, giving the protein MGFFSTVFGLVGFGVGISSGLVIGYYLFVYFQTSDVKDPIVRRLVEHDSENLHGLLPEIPFWVKNPDYDRMDWLNRFIQVMWPYLDKAICKTAKNIASPIIAEQIPKYKIESVEFESLTLGSLPPTFQGMKVYLTEEKELIMEPFLKWAGNPNITVAVKAYGLKATVQVVDLQIFAQPRITLKPLVPSFPCFANIFVSLMEKPYVDFGLKLFGADLMSIPGLYRFVQELIKDQVANMYLWPNTLDVQILDPTKAMQKPVGILHVKVLRATKLRKKDLMGGSDPYVKLKLTESKAPSKKTAVKHNNLSPEWNEEFSIVVKDPETQALELIVYDWEKVGKHDKMGMNVVPLKELPPDEAKVMTLDLLKNMDPNDVQNDKVRGQIEVELTYKPFKEEDMPHNTENLGAVQKAPEGTPSGGGLLVVIVHEAQDVEGKHHTNPYVRINFKGEERKTKQLKKSRDPRWEEEFSFTLEEPPTKERMHVKVCSTSSRIGLLHPKETLGYVDIILADVVTNKRINEKFHLIDSKNGRLLIELQWRAS; this is encoded by the exons ATGGGATTTTTCAGCACAGTATTCGGGCTTGTTGGATTTGGTGTTGGGATTTCATCTGGTCTGGTGATAGGATATTATTTGTTCGTCTACTTTCAGACCAGCGACGTTAAG GATCCTATCGTTCGCCGCTTGGTTGAGCATGACTCAGAAAATTTGCATGGACTGCTTCCTGAAATACCCTTTTGGGTTAAAAATCCAGATTATGATCGA ATGGATTGGCTGAATAGGTTTATTCAAGTTATGTGGCCTTACCTGGACaag GCAATTTGCAAGACGGCAAAAAATATTGCTTCTCCTATCATTGCTGAGCAAATTCCAAAATATAAAATCGAATCTGTTGAATTTGAGTCACTAACTTTAGGGTCACTGCCACCTACATTTCAAG GTATGAAAGTGTATCTAACCGAAGAAAAGGAGTTGATTATGGAGCCTTTTCTAAAATGGGCAGGGAATCCTAACATCACAGTCGCTGTGAAAGCATATGGATTAAAAGCCACAGTTCAG GTTGTAGATTTGCAGATCTTTGCTCAACCACGGATCACCCTAAAGCCTCTAGTTCCCAGCTTTCCGTGTTTCGCTAACATTTTTGTGTCTCTAATGGAAAAG CCTTATGTTGACTTTGGATTGAAGCTTTTTGGTGCTGATCTCATGTCAATACCTGGTCTATACCGGTTTGTGCAG GAGCTTATCAAAGATCAGGTTGCTAACATGTATCTGTGGCCTAACACCCTTGATGTGCAAATTCTGGATCCAACAAA AGCTATGCAGAAGCCTGTTGGTATCCTTCATGTGAAGGTTTTGCGAGCTACAAAGCTGAGAAAGAAAGATTTAATGGGCGGATCGGATCCGTATGTAAAACTGAAGCTCACTGAATCAAAGGCTCCATCAAAGAAAACAGCAGTGAAGCACAATAATTTGAGTCCTGAGTGGAATGAAGAATTCAGCATTGTTGTAAAAGATCCAGAAACACAAGCATTAGAACTCATTGTTTATGATTGGGAAAAG GTTGGAAAACATGACAAGATGGGTATGAATGTAGTTCCCTTGAAGGAACTTCCCCCCGATGAAGCAAAAGTTATGACACTGGATCTTCTTAAGAACATGGATCCAAACGATGTTCAGAATGACAAGGTGCGTGGGCAGATTGAGGTGGAGTTGACATACAAACCTTTCAAGGAAGAAGATATGCCTCACAATACTGAAAATTTAGGAGCGGTGCAAAAGGCTCCCGAAGGTACTCCAAGTGGGGGAGGGTTACTAGTGGTTATAGTCCATGAAGCTCAAGATGTCGAGGGAAAACACCACACTAACCCTTATGTCCGTATCAATTTCAAAGGAGAGGAGCGAAAAACAAAG CAACTAAAGAAGAGCAGGGATCCGAGATGGGAGGAAGAGTTCTCTTTCACGTTGGAAGAACCTCCTACGAAAGAAAGGATGCATGTGAAAGTGTGCAGCACCTCGTCTAGAATTGGCTTGCTGCATCCTAAG GAAACACTGGGCTATGTTGATATCATACTGGCAGACGTCGTCACCAATAAACGAATAAACGAGAAATTCCACCTTATAGACTCCAAGAATGGGCGACTCCTAATCGAGCTGCAGTGGCGAGCATCTTAA